One window of Thermococcus sp. EP1 genomic DNA carries:
- a CDS encoding cell division protein SepF, with translation MGLFDKIIKKEEPKKELGAGRKRDVKHEVEVIPLEEDLIAKTITEPEIRYIKKIVVTSYSDLEKISEEIQMGNIIIADLTPLESKPEVLAKVVEQIKGITQALGGETAKIAKHEIKILITPPDIKIYKG, from the coding sequence ATGGGGTTGTTTGACAAGATCATCAAAAAAGAAGAACCAAAGAAAGAACTTGGAGCGGGTAGGAAAAGGGATGTTAAACATGAAGTCGAAGTTATTCCTCTGGAAGAAGATCTTATAGCAAAAACGATCACCGAACCAGAGATTAGATACATAAAGAAAATTGTTGTTACTAGTTACAGTGATTTGGAGAAAATTTCTGAGGAAATTCAAATGGGCAATATTATTATTGCAGATTTAACTCCTCTGGAATCAAAACCTGAAGTACTGGCTAAGGTTGTAGAGCAGATAAAGGGGATTACTCAAGCTCTTGGTGGAGAAACCGCAAAGATAGCTAAACATGAAATTAAGATATTAATAACCCCTCCTGATATTAAGATCTACAAAGGCTGA